A window of Rhabdothermincola salaria contains these coding sequences:
- a CDS encoding TldD/PmbA family protein: MTATDAGTVAPDDECADLLDLAAGVARQAVGGEQVEAFVGRSSYTTVKAHGGEVESFSSATTAGMGIRVVRDHRQGFAWAGSLDPDVVAETLAEARDNAAFAQPDEWVGLADPDGVAPVPFDAFDPAVAALAPERKVALALELEAMVRGGDPRITGVRVATFSDSSSRAAVASSTGIAGASRSAWCSMGVLALAAEGDETYTGSGSTVGFGPDDLDLDEAATDAVTRAVRLFGARPVSSRRLSVVLEPRMAAAVVGLLGGTLTGDRVLKGRSPFADRLGDTIAVPGLTLVDDPTDHRSFAAETFDGEGLACRRNVLVADGVLQGFLYDSATGRRAGHPSTGSAVRGVTSTPSVGCQALAVTPGAGTHDELVGAVDLGVEVQSITGWHSGVNAISGDLSVGVEGVMIRDGQRAEPVREVTIASTLQKMLLGIDAIGGEVEWLPGGTGCPTLVFGDISLSGT; encoded by the coding sequence ATGACGGCGACCGATGCGGGCACCGTCGCCCCCGACGACGAGTGCGCCGACCTCCTGGACCTGGCCGCCGGCGTCGCCCGCCAGGCCGTCGGTGGTGAGCAGGTCGAGGCCTTCGTCGGTCGCAGCTCGTACACCACGGTCAAGGCCCACGGCGGTGAGGTCGAGTCGTTCTCGTCGGCCACCACCGCCGGCATGGGCATCCGGGTCGTGCGCGACCACCGCCAGGGGTTCGCCTGGGCGGGGAGCCTCGACCCGGACGTGGTCGCCGAGACCCTGGCCGAGGCTCGCGACAACGCGGCCTTCGCCCAGCCCGACGAGTGGGTCGGCCTGGCCGACCCCGACGGCGTGGCGCCCGTGCCCTTCGACGCCTTCGACCCGGCGGTGGCCGCCCTGGCCCCCGAGCGCAAGGTGGCGCTGGCCCTCGAGCTCGAGGCCATGGTCCGCGGTGGAGACCCTCGCATCACCGGGGTGCGGGTCGCCACGTTCTCCGACTCGTCGAGCCGGGCCGCCGTCGCCTCCAGCACCGGCATCGCCGGGGCCTCCCGCTCGGCGTGGTGCTCGATGGGCGTGCTCGCCCTCGCCGCCGAAGGCGACGAGACCTACACCGGTTCGGGCTCCACGGTCGGCTTCGGACCCGACGACCTCGACCTCGACGAGGCCGCGACCGACGCGGTCACCCGGGCGGTGCGCCTCTTCGGTGCCCGGCCGGTGAGCTCCCGACGCCTCTCGGTCGTCCTCGAGCCCCGCATGGCGGCCGCCGTGGTAGGCCTGCTCGGCGGCACCCTCACCGGCGACCGGGTCCTGAAGGGTCGTTCCCCCTTCGCCGACCGCCTCGGCGACACCATCGCCGTGCCCGGCCTCACCCTCGTCGACGATCCCACCGATCACCGTTCGTTCGCCGCCGAGACCTTCGACGGCGAAGGGTTGGCGTGCCGGCGCAACGTCCTCGTCGCCGACGGGGTGCTGCAGGGCTTCCTCTACGACTCCGCGACCGGCCGCCGCGCCGGCCACCCGAGCACCGGGTCGGCCGTGCGGGGCGTCACGTCCACCCCGTCGGTCGGTTGCCAGGCTCTGGCGGTCACCCCCGGCGCGGGCACCCACGACGAGCTGGTCGGGGCGGTCGACCTGGGGGTCGAGGTCCAGTCGATCACCGGCTGGCACTCCGGCGTCAACGCCATCAGCGGCGATCTCTCCGTCGGCGTCGAGGGCGTCATGATCCGCGACGGCCAGCGGGCCGAACCGGTGCGCGAGGTCACCATCGCCTCCACCCTCCAGAAGATGCTCCTCGGCATCGACGCCATCGGCGGAGAGGTCGAGTGGCTGCCGGGAGGCACGGGCTGCCCCACCCTCGTCTTCGGCGACATCAGCCTCAGCGGCACCTGA
- a CDS encoding 1-acyl-sn-glycerol-3-phosphate acyltransferase has product MRRLIALVCRFAARLLFRRVEVADRDRLPRGRPVVLVANHFNGFVDPLVIGAVLGRLPRFVAKAALLSVPLTGFWLRRVGVVFVQRRQDGPTKGNDHAFVECHRALAANDTVAIFPEGTTHDRPRLDPIRTGAARIALGARADGVAGVVVVPVGLTFPDKSALRSSALVQFGEPIEVDEIDEVAPDAGDTDHAAVAELTARIDHGLRSVSLDFADLGSALAMEQAAAVALSAPGRRPPTLEARYDLARSLGRAPSEAQTRVAGALGRYLTLLSGLHLTDTDVVSPTSPRRLLRSAFGIAVLVVLLGGVVAATIVVNAIPAALVAAVSTFVRTPVTKGTVRVLVGLVAFPAAWVTAAIVAADDVGAGLLVVLLAAIGALAAVWLVERAITLTVMLLRWQAQLERARSIELALPARGEVIDAVRAAVPSGELAATAGSRTVTADDGGEAS; this is encoded by the coding sequence GTGCGCCGGCTGATCGCCCTGGTGTGTCGCTTCGCGGCCAGACTGCTGTTCCGCCGGGTCGAGGTCGCCGACCGCGATCGCCTGCCACGCGGGAGGCCCGTGGTGTTGGTGGCCAACCACTTCAACGGGTTCGTCGACCCCCTGGTGATCGGGGCGGTGCTCGGACGGCTGCCCCGGTTCGTGGCCAAGGCCGCCCTGCTCTCGGTGCCCCTCACCGGCTTCTGGCTCCGGCGGGTCGGGGTGGTGTTCGTCCAACGCCGCCAGGACGGCCCCACGAAGGGCAACGACCACGCGTTCGTCGAGTGCCACCGCGCCCTCGCCGCCAACGACACGGTGGCCATCTTCCCGGAGGGGACGACCCACGACCGCCCCCGACTCGACCCCATCCGCACCGGCGCCGCCCGCATCGCCCTCGGTGCCCGGGCCGACGGCGTGGCCGGTGTGGTCGTCGTGCCGGTGGGCCTCACCTTCCCGGACAAGTCCGCGCTGCGGTCGTCGGCCCTGGTGCAGTTCGGCGAGCCCATCGAGGTCGACGAGATCGACGAGGTCGCGCCCGACGCCGGTGACACCGACCACGCGGCCGTCGCCGAGCTCACCGCTCGCATCGACCACGGCCTGCGTTCGGTGAGCCTCGACTTCGCCGACCTGGGATCGGCCCTCGCCATGGAGCAGGCGGCCGCTGTCGCCCTGAGCGCTCCGGGTCGGCGCCCGCCCACCCTCGAGGCCCGCTACGACCTGGCCCGGAGCCTGGGTCGGGCGCCGTCGGAGGCCCAGACCAGGGTGGCGGGGGCCCTCGGGCGCTACCTGACGTTGCTGTCGGGGTTGCACCTCACCGACACCGACGTGGTCAGCCCCACCAGCCCGCGGCGGCTGCTGCGCTCGGCGTTCGGCATCGCCGTGCTCGTGGTCCTGCTCGGAGGGGTGGTGGCCGCCACGATCGTGGTGAACGCCATCCCCGCAGCCCTCGTCGCCGCCGTGAGCACGTTCGTGCGCACCCCGGTCACCAAGGGCACGGTGCGGGTGCTCGTGGGCCTGGTGGCTTTCCCGGCGGCCTGGGTGACCGCGGCGATCGTCGCCGCCGACGACGTGGGGGCCGGGCTCCTCGTCGTCCTCCTCGCCGCCATCGGCGCCCTGGCCGCCGTCTGGCTCGTCGAGCGCGCCATCACCCTGACCGTGATGCTGCTGCGATGGCAGGCCCAGCTCGAACGGGCCCGCAGCATCGAGCTGGCCCTCCCGGCTCGCGGCGAGGTGATCGACGCCGTGCGGGCGGCGGTGCCGTCGGGCGAGCTGGCGGCGACGGCCGGGTCCCGCACCGTCACCGCCGACGACGGGGGCGAGGCGTCGTGA
- a CDS encoding TldD/PmbA family protein, which translates to MGDLLDIADQVVARANDGEQLEAVVVRGLDTEIRVYEGEVESLASAQSQGVGVRVVVGGRQGFAYAGSLDPDVLDETLAEARDNARFATVDPFAGLAEPDGVTVPTLDLYRESLAHTPTDRKVGLALELERAVRAADGRISGIESAEYVDSLSEAAIVTTTGIRSSSRDSSCYVATYAMATEGPDTQTGFGFSVGRDLESLDVSRAATDAADRATRLLGASQPPSERVTVVLDPWVTAQFLGLIGYTLGGEAVLKGRSLFAERLGEQVASPLVTLVDDPTDPRAFTATDTDGEGLAARRNVLVADGTLSMFVHNAYTGRRSGGASTGNAVRGYSSTPSVGCMAVSLVPGTASQGELVASVGDGVLIQDVAGLHSGVNPVSGDFSTGAEGLRIRGGELAEPVREFTIASTLQRMLLDVAAVGGDLQWLPMNASGVSLVIHDVTVSGA; encoded by the coding sequence ATGGGCGATCTGCTCGACATCGCCGACCAGGTGGTCGCCCGGGCCAACGACGGGGAGCAGCTCGAAGCCGTCGTCGTGCGCGGCCTCGACACCGAGATCCGGGTCTACGAGGGCGAGGTCGAGTCGCTCGCCTCGGCCCAGAGCCAGGGCGTGGGCGTCCGCGTCGTCGTCGGCGGCCGCCAGGGCTTCGCCTACGCCGGCAGCCTCGACCCGGACGTGCTCGACGAGACCCTCGCCGAGGCCCGCGACAACGCCCGCTTCGCGACCGTCGACCCCTTCGCCGGCCTGGCCGAACCCGACGGCGTGACCGTACCCACGCTCGACCTCTACCGCGAGTCCCTGGCTCACACCCCCACCGATCGCAAGGTGGGGCTGGCCCTGGAGCTCGAGCGGGCGGTGCGGGCCGCCGACGGTCGCATCTCGGGCATCGAGTCGGCCGAGTACGTCGACTCGCTCTCCGAGGCCGCCATCGTCACCACGACGGGCATCCGCTCCAGCAGCCGCGACTCCAGCTGCTACGTCGCCACCTACGCCATGGCCACCGAGGGTCCCGACACCCAGACCGGGTTCGGCTTCTCCGTGGGCCGCGACCTCGAGAGCCTCGACGTGAGCCGGGCCGCCACCGACGCCGCCGACCGGGCCACCCGGTTGCTGGGGGCCTCCCAGCCTCCGTCGGAGCGCGTCACCGTCGTGCTCGACCCGTGGGTCACCGCCCAGTTCCTCGGCCTCATCGGCTACACCCTCGGCGGTGAGGCCGTGCTCAAGGGCCGCTCGCTGTTCGCCGAGCGCCTCGGCGAACAGGTGGCCTCCCCGCTGGTCACGCTGGTCGACGACCCCACCGACCCGCGGGCCTTCACCGCCACCGACACCGACGGCGAGGGCCTGGCCGCCCGTCGCAACGTGCTCGTGGCCGACGGCACGCTGTCGATGTTCGTGCACAACGCCTACACGGGCCGCCGGTCGGGTGGCGCCAGCACCGGCAACGCGGTGCGGGGCTACTCCTCGACCCCGTCGGTCGGATGCATGGCGGTGTCCCTCGTGCCCGGCACCGCCTCCCAGGGCGAGTTGGTGGCGTCGGTCGGCGACGGCGTGCTGATCCAGGACGTCGCCGGTCTGCACTCGGGCGTCAACCCGGTCAGCGGCGACTTCTCCACCGGCGCCGAGGGCCTGCGCATCCGGGGTGGCGAGTTGGCCGAGCCGGTGCGGGAGTTCACCATCGCCTCCACCCTCCAGCGCATGCTCCTCGACGTCGCCGCCGTGGGCGGCGACCTCCAGTGGCTCCCCATGAACGCCTCGGGGGTCAGCCTCGTCATCCACGACGTCACCGTGTCGGGCGCATGA